A genome region from Paludibacterium sp. B53371 includes the following:
- a CDS encoding ProQ/FINO family protein, translated as MKPNTETALGAALKSAVQSLSKKKQTEMIAEHVYNKFEVFRQFRPLALGIHESLIAALPQFDPVLIARVVANHCRKPRYIKSVARGGKRFDLAGKPSGEVKPEEKKAAELQSLPKPAAPVPEPAADAVPPASGE; from the coding sequence ATGAAGCCAAATACTGAAACGGCACTGGGCGCCGCTCTCAAATCCGCTGTACAGAGTCTGAGCAAGAAAAAGCAGACCGAGATGATCGCGGAGCATGTCTACAACAAGTTTGAAGTGTTTCGCCAGTTCCGCCCTCTGGCGCTGGGTATTCACGAGAGCCTGATTGCAGCCCTGCCACAGTTTGATCCGGTACTGATTGCTCGGGTGGTCGCCAACCATTGCCGCAAGCCGCGCTACATCAAGTCGGTGGCCCGTGGCGGCAAGCGCTTTGACCTGGCAGGCAAGCCGTCCGGCGAGGTCAAGCCGGAAGAAAAGAAGGCCGCCGAGCTGCAGTCCCTGCCCAAGCCGGCCGCGCCGGTGCCGGAACCTGCGGCAGACGCTGTGCCGCCGGCCAGCGGCGAGTAA
- a CDS encoding metal ABC transporter solute-binding protein: MTLLRKLLGLSALLLAASTSIAANQTIQVVAAENFYGDLAQQLGGTHVQVSSIMSNPEQDPHLFEASPSTARALSQARLVIYNGVDYDPWMNKLLAAGKNAQRKVVVAGSLLGKKSGDNPHLWYDPATMPALARTISTQLQQLDPAHAADYKQHLAQVLTSLKQIDQRIAAMKTRHAGKAVTATEPVFSYMAGALGLIMRNERFQLAVMNGTEPRAGDIAAFERDLKTRQVRVLLYNNQASDASAKRMQQLALKAGVPVVGISETMPAGKHYQDWILSELDTLDKALK; encoded by the coding sequence ATGACGCTGCTGCGCAAACTCCTCGGGCTAAGTGCCCTGCTGCTGGCCGCCTCGACCAGCATCGCCGCCAACCAGACCATCCAGGTGGTGGCCGCGGAAAACTTCTATGGCGACCTGGCCCAGCAACTCGGCGGGACGCATGTCCAGGTCAGCAGCATCATGAGTAACCCGGAACAGGACCCCCATCTGTTCGAAGCCAGCCCGTCGACCGCGCGCGCCCTCAGCCAGGCCAGGCTGGTCATTTACAATGGCGTCGATTACGACCCGTGGATGAACAAACTGCTGGCAGCCGGCAAAAATGCACAGCGCAAAGTCGTTGTGGCAGGCAGCCTGCTGGGCAAGAAATCCGGCGACAACCCGCACCTCTGGTATGATCCTGCCACCATGCCGGCACTGGCCCGCACGATCAGCACCCAGCTGCAGCAGCTGGACCCGGCTCATGCGGCCGACTACAAGCAGCATCTGGCGCAGGTCCTGACCAGCCTGAAGCAGATTGACCAGCGCATCGCTGCCATGAAGACTCGCCATGCCGGCAAGGCCGTCACCGCCACCGAACCGGTGTTCAGCTATATGGCTGGCGCGCTGGGCCTGATCATGCGCAACGAACGCTTCCAGCTGGCCGTCATGAATGGAACCGAACCACGGGCAGGAGATATCGCCGCTTTCGAGCGAGACCTGAAAACCCGACAGGTCCGCGTACTGCTTTACAATAACCAGGCCAGCGACGCCTCCGCCAAGCGCATGCAGCAACTCGCACTGAAGGCCGGCGTGCCGGTGGTCGGCATCAGCGAAACCATGCCTGCCGGCAAACACTATCAGGACTGGATCCTGTCCGAACTGGATACGCTGGACAAGGCACTGAAATAA
- a CDS encoding metal ABC transporter ATP-binding protein has product MNVLQLDRVTVSFRDRRILDDVSLSIGQDQFIGVLGPNGAGKTTLMRTILGLITPESGRIAVLGSQGLRGNPDIGYMPQVRSQNASLRLSGRDFVAIALNGHRWGWPRLDRQQWREVDRVLTLVDARELARRPLMELSGGQRQRLLLAQALIGNPRLLLLDEPLVSLDPRHQHGVIELVRQVRAELGITVLFSAHELNPLLPVIDQVLYLGHGKVALGTVDQVIQPAVLSRLYGAPIDVVRHNGRIFVMSGEVDVEKEDHCHDA; this is encoded by the coding sequence ATGAACGTACTGCAACTTGACCGGGTCACGGTGTCTTTCCGTGACCGTCGCATCCTGGACGATGTCAGTCTGAGCATCGGCCAGGATCAATTCATTGGTGTGCTCGGCCCCAACGGTGCCGGCAAGACCACCCTGATGCGCACCATCCTCGGCCTGATCACACCAGAGTCCGGCCGCATTGCCGTCCTGGGTAGCCAGGGCCTGCGCGGCAACCCCGACATCGGCTACATGCCGCAGGTACGCAGCCAGAACGCCAGTCTGCGCCTGAGCGGCCGGGACTTCGTTGCCATTGCCCTCAACGGCCATCGCTGGGGCTGGCCGCGACTGGATCGCCAGCAGTGGCGCGAGGTTGATCGGGTGCTGACCCTGGTGGACGCACGCGAGCTGGCCCGCCGACCGCTGATGGAGCTCTCCGGCGGCCAGCGCCAGCGTCTGCTGCTGGCCCAGGCCCTGATCGGCAACCCGCGCCTGCTGCTGCTGGACGAGCCGCTGGTCAGCCTTGACCCGCGCCACCAGCATGGGGTGATCGAGCTGGTACGCCAGGTTCGTGCCGAGCTGGGGATCACGGTCCTGTTCAGTGCGCACGAGCTCAACCCGTTGCTGCCGGTCATCGATCAGGTGCTGTACCTCGGCCATGGCAAGGTGGCACTCGGCACGGTCGATCAGGTCATCCAGCCGGCGGTATTGTCGCGACTGTATGGTGCCCCCATCGATGTCGTGCGCCACAACGGCCGCATTTTCGTCATGTCCGGCGAAGTGGACGTGGAAAAAGAGGATCACTGTCACGATGCTTGA
- a CDS encoding metal ABC transporter permease, producing MLDYDFMQNALMAGGIVALLAGIVGYFLVLRGQTFAGHALSHVGFAGATGAALIGLSPMGGLVAVTLAGGMAMGYMGDRLQGSDIAIGSVLSLSLGLGMLFLHFYTSYATQATALLFGNVLGVSSDTLWWLALLAVISLVLLAVLARPLLFASLQPELAEAKGVSLRLVSMLFLGIVALATAESVQIVGVLLVFTLMVGPGATAQKLTSRLGAGILLSGLIALGETWLGITLAYFTDWPTSFWITLLSALAYLLASLQASRNT from the coding sequence ATGCTTGACTACGATTTCATGCAAAACGCCCTGATGGCGGGCGGAATTGTCGCCCTGCTGGCGGGCATCGTCGGCTATTTTCTGGTGCTGCGCGGGCAGACCTTCGCCGGTCATGCCCTGTCGCACGTCGGCTTTGCCGGTGCCACCGGCGCCGCCCTGATTGGACTGTCGCCGATGGGCGGCCTGGTTGCCGTCACCCTGGCCGGCGGCATGGCCATGGGCTATATGGGTGACCGCCTGCAGGGCAGCGACATCGCCATCGGCTCGGTACTGTCACTGTCCCTCGGCCTGGGCATGCTGTTCCTGCATTTCTATACCAGCTACGCCACCCAGGCGACGGCCCTGCTGTTCGGCAACGTCCTCGGCGTCAGCAGCGACACGCTCTGGTGGCTGGCCTTGCTGGCCGTGATCAGCCTGGTCTTGCTGGCCGTGCTGGCCAGACCCCTGCTGTTTGCCAGCCTGCAGCCCGAGCTGGCGGAAGCCAAGGGTGTTTCCCTGCGCCTGGTGTCGATGCTGTTTCTCGGCATCGTGGCGCTGGCCACCGCCGAATCGGTACAGATCGTTGGTGTGCTGCTGGTCTTTACCCTGATGGTCGGCCCCGGCGCCACCGCCCAGAAGCTCACCAGCCGCCTGGGCGCCGGCATCCTGCTATCCGGTCTGATCGCCCTGGGCGAAACCTGGCTGGGGATTACCCTGGCCTACTTCACCGACTGGCCGACCAGTTTCTGGATCACCCTGCTCAGCGCACTGGCCTACCTGCTGGCGTCCCTTCAGGCTTCACGCAACACATAG
- a CDS encoding OsmC family protein, whose translation MKAALKWVDGVCFLGESGSGHAVVMDGAPEGGGRNLGPRPMELLLLGTAGCTSYDVMTILKKARQDVRDCQVAIEAERADTDPKVFTRIHFHFELTGRDLKPEVVERALSLSAEKYCSASIMLGKTAEITHDYVLREA comes from the coding sequence ATGAAGGCAGCATTGAAATGGGTGGACGGGGTGTGCTTTCTCGGTGAGTCAGGCAGTGGTCATGCGGTGGTGATGGATGGCGCACCGGAGGGCGGCGGGCGGAATCTCGGTCCGCGTCCGATGGAGCTGTTACTGCTGGGCACGGCCGGCTGTACCAGCTATGACGTGATGACGATTTTGAAAAAAGCGCGTCAGGATGTGCGGGACTGCCAGGTGGCGATCGAGGCGGAGCGGGCCGACACGGATCCGAAGGTCTTTACCCGCATTCATTTTCATTTCGAACTGACCGGGCGCGATCTCAAACCCGAGGTGGTGGAGCGCGCCCTGTCTTTGTCAGCGGAAAAGTACTGCTCGGCATCGATCATGCTGGGCAAGACCGCCGAGATCACGCACGACTATGTGTTGCGTGAAGCCTGA
- the tsaD gene encoding tRNA (adenosine(37)-N6)-threonylcarbamoyltransferase complex transferase subunit TsaD — MLVLGIESSCDETGVALYDSQRGLLAHQLHTQMAMHAEYGGVVPELASRDHIRRVIPLTEACLAEAGLTLADLDAVAYTKGPGLGGALLVGTSVANALAFGLGIPVIAVHHLEGHLLSPLLAEPRPDFPFLALLVSGGHTQLMAVHGVGRYEVLGETLDDAAGEAFDKTAKLLGLDYPGGPTLSRLAESGDPLRFTLPRPMLNSADLDMSFSGLKTAVLTLVRQQEAALGTLDEQTRKDICRAFQEAIVEVLLKKSLKALKQTGMKRLVVAGGVGANRQLRAALDQAAARRRFEVFYPPLALCTDNGAMIAFAGAMRLKYAEPAAGFSVKPRWDLSSLPAV; from the coding sequence ATGCTGGTACTGGGTATCGAATCTTCCTGCGACGAAACCGGCGTTGCGCTGTATGACAGCCAGCGCGGCCTGCTCGCGCACCAACTGCACACGCAAATGGCCATGCACGCCGAATACGGTGGCGTGGTACCGGAGCTGGCCAGCCGCGACCATATCCGCCGCGTCATTCCGCTGACCGAGGCCTGCCTGGCCGAGGCCGGCCTGACGCTGGCCGACCTGGATGCCGTGGCGTATACCAAGGGACCGGGGCTTGGCGGCGCCCTGCTGGTGGGCACCAGTGTGGCCAATGCACTGGCTTTCGGCCTGGGCATTCCGGTCATCGCCGTCCATCACCTGGAAGGACACCTGTTGTCACCGCTGCTGGCCGAGCCGCGTCCGGACTTCCCCTTCCTGGCCCTGCTGGTTTCCGGCGGACACACCCAGTTAATGGCCGTGCATGGTGTCGGCCGCTATGAAGTACTGGGCGAAACGCTGGACGATGCCGCCGGCGAGGCCTTCGACAAAACCGCCAAGCTGCTCGGGCTGGATTACCCGGGCGGACCGACCCTGTCGCGCCTGGCAGAAAGCGGGGACCCGCTGCGCTTTACCCTGCCGCGCCCGATGCTCAACTCGGCCGACCTGGACATGAGCTTTTCCGGCCTGAAGACCGCCGTACTGACCCTGGTCCGGCAGCAGGAAGCCGCGCTGGGTACGCTCGACGAACAGACGCGCAAGGATATCTGCCGCGCCTTCCAGGAGGCCATCGTCGAAGTGCTGTTGAAAAAATCGCTCAAGGCCCTGAAACAGACCGGCATGAAGCGTCTGGTGGTTGCCGGCGGCGTCGGTGCCAACCGTCAGCTGCGCGCGGCCCTGGACCAGGCCGCGGCCCGTCGCCGTTTCGAGGTCTTCTACCCGCCCCTGGCCCTGTGTACCGACAACGGCGCCATGATCGCCTTTGCCGGTGCCATGCGGCTGAAATACGCCGAGCCGGCAGCCGGCTTCAGCGTCAAGCCGCGCTGGGACCTGTCCAGCCTGCCGGCCGTCTAA
- a CDS encoding ATP-binding cassette domain-containing protein, which yields MIQIKNLALRRGLKELLKDASLTLNPGYKAGLVGANGVGKSSLFALLMGELHADAGSADIPPNWVIAHVAQETPALTQSALDFVLDGDHELRTLERDLAAAEAAGDGMAQGHLHDEMTRIEAYSAPARAARLLNGLGFSTEQHARPVASFSGGWRMRLNLAQALMCRSDLLLLDEPTNHLDLETVLWLEEWLKGYPGTLLVISHDRDFLDAICSHIVEMAQQTLSLYTGNYSQFEIMRAERLSRQQSDFDKQQREIAHLENFIRRFKAKASKARQAQSRVKALEKLERIAPAHVHSPFDFHFATPDSLPNPLLRLDELSAGYGERTILSRVSLSVEAGSRIGLLGVNGAGKSTLVKVLAGELSPLQGQSITSPTIRIGYFAQHQLEHLRLEESPLWHLQKKAPQAREQELRSFLGGFNFRGDMVNDPVGPMSGGEKARLALALIVWDKPNLLLLDEPTNHLDLEMRHALTMALQDFAGALLVVSHDRALLESTTDTFWLVADGSVRPFDGDLEDYRQWRLAQLSEALRPAASEEPAVNRKEQKRLEAENRQRLSQQRKPLQQQLNKLEKELETLGSEKAALDSFLSSAEAYEEANRERMTISIKRQGEVSTRLAEVEEAWLGVQEALERLENPGTTG from the coding sequence ATGATACAAATCAAGAACCTCGCGCTGCGGCGCGGCCTGAAAGAACTGCTCAAAGATGCCAGCCTGACCCTTAATCCGGGCTACAAGGCCGGCCTGGTCGGCGCCAACGGCGTCGGCAAATCCAGTCTGTTTGCCCTGCTGATGGGTGAACTGCATGCCGATGCCGGCAGTGCCGACATCCCGCCCAACTGGGTGATTGCCCACGTCGCACAGGAAACACCGGCACTGACGCAGAGCGCGCTGGACTTCGTACTGGATGGCGACCACGAACTGCGCACCCTGGAGCGCGATCTGGCCGCGGCAGAAGCCGCCGGCGATGGCATGGCCCAGGGGCATCTGCACGACGAAATGACCCGCATCGAGGCCTACAGCGCCCCGGCACGTGCAGCCCGGCTGCTCAACGGTCTGGGCTTCAGCACCGAGCAGCATGCCCGGCCGGTCGCCAGCTTCTCCGGTGGCTGGCGCATGCGCCTGAACCTGGCCCAGGCACTGATGTGCCGCTCCGACCTGCTGCTGCTCGACGAGCCGACCAACCACCTGGATCTGGAAACCGTGTTGTGGCTGGAAGAATGGCTCAAGGGCTACCCGGGCACCCTGCTGGTCATCTCGCACGACCGCGACTTCCTCGATGCCATCTGCAGCCATATCGTGGAAATGGCCCAGCAAACCCTCTCGCTGTACACCGGCAACTACAGCCAGTTCGAGATCATGCGTGCCGAACGCCTGTCACGTCAGCAGTCCGACTTCGACAAGCAGCAGCGGGAAATCGCCCACCTGGAAAACTTTATCCGTCGCTTCAAGGCCAAAGCCTCCAAGGCACGCCAGGCTCAAAGCCGGGTCAAGGCGCTGGAGAAACTGGAGCGCATTGCCCCGGCGCACGTGCACTCCCCGTTCGACTTTCACTTTGCCACCCCCGACAGCCTGCCCAACCCGCTGCTGCGCCTGGACGAGCTATCGGCCGGCTACGGTGAACGCACCATTCTGTCCCGGGTGTCCCTGTCGGTCGAGGCAGGCAGTCGCATCGGCCTGCTGGGCGTCAACGGCGCCGGCAAGTCGACCCTGGTCAAGGTACTGGCCGGCGAGTTGTCGCCCCTGCAAGGCCAGAGCATCACCTCGCCCACCATCCGCATCGGCTACTTTGCCCAACACCAGCTGGAACACCTGCGACTGGAAGAATCCCCCCTGTGGCACCTGCAGAAAAAAGCCCCGCAGGCACGCGAACAGGAGCTGCGCAGCTTCCTCGGCGGCTTCAACTTCCGCGGCGACATGGTCAATGACCCGGTGGGCCCGATGTCCGGCGGCGAAAAAGCTCGCCTGGCGCTGGCACTGATTGTCTGGGACAAACCCAACCTGCTGCTGCTCGACGAACCAACCAACCATCTGGATCTGGAAATGCGCCATGCGCTGACCATGGCCCTGCAGGACTTTGCCGGCGCCCTGCTGGTGGTATCGCACGACCGTGCCTTGCTGGAGTCCACCACCGACACCTTCTGGCTGGTGGCCGATGGCAGCGTACGCCCCTTCGACGGCGATCTGGAGGATTACCGCCAGTGGCGCCTGGCACAATTGTCCGAAGCACTGCGGCCTGCGGCATCCGAGGAACCAGCCGTCAACCGCAAGGAACAAAAGCGGCTGGAGGCAGAGAACCGGCAACGACTGTCACAGCAGCGCAAACCGTTGCAACAGCAGCTCAACAAGCTGGAAAAGGAACTGGAAACCCTGGGCAGCGAGAAGGCGGCACTGGACAGCTTCCTGTCGTCGGCCGAGGCCTACGAGGAAGCCAACCGCGAGCGCATGACCATCAGCATCAAGCGCCAGGGGGAGGTCAGTACGCGGCTGGCCGAGGTGGAGGAAGCCTGGCTGGGCGTACAGGAGGCTTTGGAACGCCTGGAGAACCCGGGAACAACAGGTTGA
- a CDS encoding SulP family inorganic anion transporter → MIAFRPRLLDCLAGYDRQIFRHDLMAGLTVGIVALPLAMAFAMASGVTPQAGIFTAVIGGLLAALFGGTRLSVSGPTGAFIVIIYGIVLKYGVANLLICTMMAGVMLLIMGLLRLGQVIRFFPMPLITGFTNGIALLIFLTQLKDFFGLPVAHMPSGFFAVAQTLKQSLPHLDPLTTTVAVLTLALILLWPRRLNKLLPSPFVALVLGTVVCSLLHLPLATIGSKFGAIPQGLPSLVVPQLDFNHLSDLLAPAFTIALLGAIESLLCAVVADTMTNDKHDANQELMAQGIANLLVPLFGGIPVTGAVARTATSISNGGRTPVAALIHCLVLLLILLLAAPLASYIPLAVLAAILVSVSLKMGDWDVRKAMLFPRRDTAILIVTFVLTVTFDLTVAVEVGLLMAAVFFIQSMARHTGVHLLKPEYAQLFERHSIAGKVVPPGCAAFRIEGALFFGAADTVDQLLHQAPDARVIILQLHRLVLLDTTGLLALDSLNSKLREQGRVLVLCGAGAEVMDLLVGSRLAADMGERNLQPDLAAALKHAEELLLQGVVWG, encoded by the coding sequence ATGATTGCATTTCGTCCAAGGTTACTGGACTGTCTGGCCGGCTATGACCGGCAAATTTTCCGCCATGATCTGATGGCCGGGCTGACGGTGGGGATTGTGGCGCTGCCGCTGGCCATGGCGTTTGCCATGGCCTCCGGGGTGACGCCGCAGGCGGGGATTTTCACCGCGGTGATCGGTGGCCTGCTGGCTGCCCTGTTCGGGGGGACGCGCCTGTCGGTCAGCGGCCCGACCGGGGCCTTCATCGTCATCATTTATGGCATCGTGCTGAAGTACGGCGTCGCCAATTTGCTGATCTGTACCATGATGGCCGGTGTGATGCTGCTGATCATGGGGCTGCTGCGCCTGGGACAGGTGATCCGCTTCTTCCCCATGCCGCTGATTACCGGGTTCACCAACGGGATTGCCCTGCTGATTTTCCTGACCCAGCTGAAAGATTTCTTCGGCTTGCCGGTGGCGCACATGCCGTCCGGTTTCTTCGCTGTGGCGCAAACCCTGAAACAGTCTCTGCCGCATCTGGATCCCCTGACCACGACCGTGGCCGTGCTGACGCTGGCGCTGATCCTGCTGTGGCCGCGCCGTCTCAACAAACTCTTGCCATCGCCCTTTGTGGCACTGGTACTGGGCACGGTAGTGTGCTCGCTGCTGCATCTGCCGCTGGCCACCATCGGCAGCAAGTTCGGCGCGATTCCGCAAGGCTTGCCCTCTCTGGTCGTGCCGCAACTGGATTTCAATCATCTGTCCGATCTGCTGGCTCCGGCCTTTACCATCGCCTTGCTGGGTGCCATCGAGTCCCTGCTGTGTGCGGTGGTGGCCGATACCATGACCAATGACAAGCATGATGCGAACCAGGAACTGATGGCGCAGGGGATTGCCAACCTGCTGGTGCCGCTGTTCGGCGGTATTCCGGTGACCGGTGCCGTGGCGCGGACCGCGACCAGCATCAGTAATGGCGGGCGGACGCCGGTCGCTGCCCTGATTCACTGCCTGGTGCTGCTGCTGATCCTGCTGCTGGCCGCACCGCTGGCATCGTATATTCCGCTGGCCGTGCTGGCCGCGATTCTGGTGTCGGTGTCACTGAAGATGGGTGACTGGGATGTGCGCAAGGCCATGCTGTTTCCTCGCCGCGATACCGCCATCCTGATCGTGACTTTCGTGCTGACGGTTACCTTCGATCTGACGGTGGCGGTCGAGGTCGGCCTGCTGATGGCCGCGGTGTTTTTCATTCAGAGCATGGCGCGCCATACCGGGGTGCATTTGCTCAAGCCAGAGTACGCCCAGCTGTTCGAGCGTCACTCGATTGCCGGCAAGGTCGTCCCGCCGGGCTGCGCCGCGTTCCGGATCGAGGGTGCACTGTTTTTTGGGGCGGCCGATACGGTGGATCAGTTACTGCACCAGGCACCGGATGCGCGTGTGATCATTCTGCAGCTGCACCGGCTGGTGTTGCTGGATACCACCGGCCTGCTGGCGCTCGACAGCCTCAATAGCAAGCTGCGCGAGCAGGGGCGGGTGCTGGTGCTGTGCGGTGCGGGCGCCGAAGTCATGGATCTGCTGGTCGGCTCGCGTCTGGCGGCGGATATGGGGGAGCGCAATTTGCAGCCGGATCTGGCGGCAGCGCTCAAGCATGCCGAAGAGCTATTGCTGCAAGGCGTGGTCTGGGGCTAG
- a CDS encoding peptidylprolyl isomerase — translation MKKLLALLALLPGLVLAAPVVELTTNQGNIEITLDQAHAPKTVANFLAYVKSGHYNGTVFHRVIEGFMIQGGGFDAKLKQKPTRAPIVNEADNGLKNTIGTIAMARTPEPNSATAQFFINVANNDPLDFRSRTDEGWGYAVFGKVTRGMDVVNRISHMKTIDVGMMSDVPEKPVVIIKAVIKG, via the coding sequence ATGAAAAAACTGCTGGCTCTCCTTGCGCTGCTGCCTGGCCTGGTGCTGGCGGCGCCGGTGGTCGAACTGACCACCAACCAGGGCAATATCGAGATTACGCTTGATCAGGCCCACGCACCCAAAACAGTTGCCAACTTTCTGGCCTATGTCAAATCAGGTCATTACAACGGTACTGTATTCCACCGTGTTATAGAAGGTTTCATGATCCAGGGCGGCGGTTTCGATGCCAAACTCAAGCAGAAACCGACACGGGCACCGATCGTCAACGAGGCCGACAACGGCCTGAAAAACACCATCGGCACGATCGCCATGGCGCGCACACCGGAACCCAATTCGGCCACGGCACAGTTTTTCATCAACGTCGCCAACAACGACCCGCTCGATTTCCGCTCCCGCACCGATGAGGGCTGGGGCTATGCGGTATTCGGCAAGGTGACGCGCGGGATGGATGTGGTCAACCGCATCTCGCACATGAAAACCATTGATGTCGGCATGATGTCCGACGTCCCTGAAAAACCGGTCGTGATCATCAAGGCGGTGATCAAGGGCTGA
- a CDS encoding peptidylprolyl isomerase yields the protein MIKLSTNLGDIVIDLYHDRAPVTAANFEQYVRDGHYDGTIFHRVINGFMIQGGGFTADMAQKETREPIKNEANNGVGNKTYTIAMARTMDPHSASAQFFINVADNDFLNHTSATAQGWGYAVFGEVVEGKDVVDRIKTVPTGRSGMHQDVPKEPVTIVKAEVIETA from the coding sequence ATGATCAAACTGAGCACCAACCTGGGCGATATCGTCATCGACCTGTACCACGACCGCGCACCGGTCACCGCCGCCAACTTCGAACAGTACGTGCGTGACGGCCACTATGACGGCACCATCTTCCATCGCGTCATCAACGGCTTCATGATCCAGGGCGGCGGCTTCACCGCCGACATGGCGCAAAAAGAAACCCGCGAGCCGATCAAGAACGAAGCCAACAATGGCGTCGGCAACAAGACCTACACCATCGCCATGGCCCGCACCATGGACCCGCACTCGGCCTCGGCTCAGTTCTTCATCAACGTGGCAGACAACGACTTCCTGAACCACACCTCGGCGACCGCCCAGGGCTGGGGCTATGCCGTATTCGGTGAAGTGGTCGAAGGCAAGGACGTGGTCGACCGCATCAAGACCGTACCGACCGGCCGCAGTGGCATGCACCAGGACGTACCGAAGGAACCGGTGACCATCGTCAAGGCTGAAGTGATCGAAACCGCCTGA
- a CDS encoding UDP-2,3-diacylglucosamine diphosphatase, whose amino-acid sequence MAIHLISDLHLSEETPKLNQLFLRTLADWQGKIDALYILGDLFEYWVGDDDDSDFIRQMLAAMQAFSRVTPLFVMRGNRDFLLGQGFADASGATLLEEPSELQVGIGRYLLCHGDALCTDDLAYQQFRAQSRQPAWQQAMLSRPLAERHAIARQARMASESNKQQTGLSDISDVTDSAVLALLQAHGWPMLVHGHTHRPACHLIEQDGQQTQRWVIADWHDDRGGYLQIDTHGISAHALGPVTGER is encoded by the coding sequence ATGGCCATCCACCTGATTTCCGACCTGCACCTGAGCGAAGAGACGCCGAAACTCAACCAGCTGTTCCTGAGGACACTGGCCGACTGGCAAGGAAAGATCGACGCCCTCTACATCCTTGGCGATCTGTTTGAATACTGGGTGGGAGACGACGACGATTCGGATTTCATCCGCCAGATGCTGGCCGCCATGCAAGCGTTCTCCCGCGTCACGCCGCTGTTTGTCATGCGTGGCAACCGAGACTTCCTGCTGGGCCAGGGCTTTGCCGACGCCAGTGGCGCCACCCTGCTGGAAGAGCCGAGCGAGCTGCAGGTCGGCATCGGCCGCTACCTGCTCTGCCATGGCGATGCCCTGTGCACCGATGATCTGGCCTACCAGCAGTTTCGCGCCCAGAGCCGCCAGCCGGCCTGGCAACAGGCGATGTTGTCACGACCGCTGGCCGAACGCCATGCCATCGCGCGCCAGGCACGCATGGCCAGCGAGAGCAACAAACAGCAGACAGGCCTGAGCGATATCTCCGATGTCACCGACAGCGCCGTGCTCGCCCTGCTGCAGGCTCATGGCTGGCCAATGCTGGTGCATGGCCACACTCATCGCCCAGCCTGTCATCTGATCGAGCAGGACGGACAGCAAACCCAGCGCTGGGTAATTGCCGACTGGCACGATGATCGTGGCGGCTATCTGCAAATCGACACACACGGCATCAGCGCCCATGCACTGGGGCCTGTCACCGGCGAGCGCTGA